In one Leptospira mtsangambouensis genomic region, the following are encoded:
- the asd gene encoding archaetidylserine decarboxylase (Phosphatidylserine decarboxylase is synthesized as a single chain precursor. Generation of the pyruvoyl active site from a Ser is coupled to cleavage of a Gly-Ser bond between the larger (beta) and smaller (alpha chains). It is an integral membrane protein.): METLFQNGSTFNLILGSDILSPYFYLILIASVYLSFRLGFPQIRFLFLALKILTGNMDFKGSKGQLVHSQAFFAGIGSSLLVGSVIGTALAIAYGGIGVLFWIWVMSLLVMPVRFVSSTLAVKFRNQLPSGRYLSGPMYFIEKALRAKWLAVAFSLASLVTVLLFGGIFPYVGLTYITKEGLSLSGLSGPISISVILLFIVIGGVRRVGRAASILAPIGIILFIFGYVSLFSGGMISFFGFLSDVTKEAFSIKALQGGGAFGILRGLSVSLSTFFLSTETAVGKSSGIAGVVRTDYAAKQGLVSMLASFFEGFVMATLVGFVLYSYGAVNLETILSFPNRILEQKESLPAILFFVSFLCFGVLSLAGWFYSGEQNAFYVFGEKFSNFFRMLFIGSTLGFAYLYVKYGIDVFIFVMHWGYIAAVITSVPLLVSLMLLGKSANLELKKYLSESGARYEIFKDIYLLFLTLLPKNLISKLFGYFSMFKMPRFMMIPILKAFAKAYKINLSEAELEIKEYASLNQFFTRALRAEARIIDSAANAVVSPTDSKITSFGNISQSTIIQAKGIDYSVKELLGSEKYYPYFTNGKYITFYLSPQDYHRIHSPFAGQILGYYYEPGKLFPVNDLAVLNIRGLFPKNERLITFLQTEYGKIAVIKVGASNVGKIRVTYDNKIVTNNWIRFAKEHHYKDVSIMIDKGSELGRFEMGSTVILVFENDTIDLTNITLGDKIQYGTTVGNFRSKTTKLPVKP; encoded by the coding sequence ATGGAAACACTCTTTCAAAACGGATCTACGTTTAATCTGATTTTAGGATCAGACATTCTCAGCCCTTATTTCTATCTCATTTTGATTGCCTCTGTGTATTTGAGCTTTCGATTGGGATTTCCACAAATTCGTTTTCTCTTCCTCGCTCTCAAGATCCTTACGGGCAATATGGACTTCAAAGGTTCCAAGGGACAATTGGTTCATTCACAGGCATTTTTCGCAGGAATCGGTTCTTCGTTACTTGTAGGTTCTGTGATTGGAACGGCTTTGGCCATCGCATATGGCGGAATTGGCGTTCTTTTTTGGATTTGGGTCATGAGTTTACTCGTGATGCCCGTCCGTTTTGTTTCTTCAACACTCGCAGTCAAATTTAGAAACCAACTTCCGAGTGGTCGTTATCTTTCTGGACCAATGTATTTTATCGAAAAAGCTTTGCGGGCCAAATGGCTTGCCGTTGCCTTTTCCCTCGCAAGTTTGGTAACAGTCCTTTTGTTCGGTGGAATTTTTCCTTATGTGGGACTGACATATATCACCAAAGAGGGTTTGAGTTTATCCGGTTTATCAGGTCCAATTTCCATTTCTGTCATTTTACTTTTTATTGTCATTGGTGGTGTTAGGCGAGTTGGTCGCGCTGCTTCCATCCTTGCTCCTATTGGTATCATTCTTTTCATTTTTGGTTACGTATCTTTGTTTTCCGGTGGAATGATTTCCTTTTTTGGATTTTTGTCGGACGTTACAAAAGAAGCGTTTTCTATCAAGGCCTTACAAGGTGGTGGGGCATTTGGGATTTTACGTGGTCTTTCTGTTTCCCTAAGTACTTTCTTTTTGTCTACCGAAACTGCAGTCGGAAAATCTTCAGGGATTGCTGGGGTAGTTCGAACTGATTACGCCGCAAAACAAGGGTTAGTGAGTATGCTTGCCTCCTTTTTTGAAGGATTTGTGATGGCGACACTCGTTGGTTTTGTTTTGTATTCTTACGGAGCAGTCAATTTAGAAACTATTCTTTCCTTCCCAAATCGAATTTTAGAACAAAAGGAATCATTGCCAGCCATTCTATTTTTTGTATCCTTCCTTTGTTTTGGAGTTCTTAGTCTTGCTGGTTGGTTCTATAGTGGAGAACAAAATGCATTTTATGTATTTGGTGAAAAGTTTTCCAATTTTTTTAGAATGTTATTCATCGGATCAACTCTTGGTTTTGCGTATCTTTATGTAAAATACGGAATCGATGTATTTATATTTGTAATGCATTGGGGTTATATTGCAGCAGTCATTACTAGTGTGCCATTGTTAGTTTCTCTTATGTTGCTTGGTAAATCGGCCAATTTGGAGCTAAAAAAGTATCTTTCCGAATCAGGTGCTCGTTACGAAATTTTCAAAGACATTTACCTATTGTTTTTAACCTTACTTCCTAAAAACTTAATTTCCAAACTCTTTGGTTACTTCTCCATGTTTAAGATGCCAAGATTTATGATGATTCCCATCTTAAAGGCATTTGCTAAGGCTTATAAAATTAATTTGAGCGAAGCGGAACTTGAAATTAAAGAATATGCCTCTCTCAATCAATTTTTTACTCGTGCCCTTCGTGCGGAAGCAAGGATCATCGATTCGGCGGCCAACGCTGTGGTTTCTCCTACAGATTCTAAAATCACAAGCTTTGGAAATATCAGCCAATCGACCATTATCCAAGCCAAAGGGATTGATTATTCCGTAAAAGAATTGTTAGGTTCCGAAAAGTATTATCCTTACTTCACAAATGGTAAATACATTACCTTTTATTTATCCCCACAAGATTACCACCGCATCCACAGTCCATTCGCTGGTCAAATTCTTGGATATTATTATGAGCCGGGAAAACTTTTCCCTGTGAATGATTTAGCAGTTCTCAATATTCGTGGACTTTTCCCTAAAAACGAAAGGCTTATCACCTTCTTACAAACGGAATACGGCAAAATAGCTGTCATTAAGGTCGGGGCGTCTAACGTAGGTAAAATTCGAGTGACGTATGACAATAAAATCGTCACAAACAATTGGATTCGTTTTGCGAAGGAACACCATTACAAAGATGTTTCTATTATGATCGACAAAGGGTCGGAACTGGGACGTTTTGAAATGGGGTCCACAGTCATCCTTGTTTTCGAAAATGACACCATCGACTTGACAAACATCACCCTCGGTGACAAAATCCAATACGGAACCACAGTTGGGAATTTTCGTTCCAAAACGACAAAACTACCGGTGAAACCTTAA
- the fliR gene encoding flagellar biosynthetic protein FliR: MESFVLHFQSFLFVLVRLLGLFLVAPFFSSESINFSLRMIFSFMVTLIVYPVVATYMPPVPGHMINFGILIISEMLVGVFIGFLVSLVFAAFQMAGEFFNNQIGFGYTEILDPVTQNSLPAIGTMKNLMATALFLVIGAHRFLIETIAYSFEKIRIIAFTGKVNAGLYRLMEEAIGAMFVVSFKIALPVMGILFLVSLAEGLMGKAAQQMNVMSMSFPLKVFIGTLTLIATITFIATQMVQGIQISMDKASLLIREWPNL, encoded by the coding sequence ATGGAATCATTTGTTTTACACTTTCAATCTTTTCTCTTTGTCTTAGTTCGACTACTCGGACTTTTCCTTGTAGCACCCTTTTTCTCTTCTGAATCAATCAATTTTTCACTGCGTATGATCTTTTCCTTTATGGTTACATTGATTGTTTATCCTGTAGTGGCAACTTACATGCCACCTGTCCCCGGCCATATGATCAACTTCGGTATCCTTATTATTTCAGAAATGTTGGTTGGTGTATTTATTGGATTTCTCGTATCACTTGTGTTCGCTGCCTTCCAAATGGCTGGAGAATTTTTTAATAATCAAATTGGCTTTGGTTATACGGAAATTCTAGACCCAGTCACTCAAAATTCACTTCCAGCAATTGGAACCATGAAAAACCTAATGGCAACGGCACTGTTTCTTGTGATTGGAGCACATAGGTTTCTCATTGAAACAATTGCTTATTCTTTTGAAAAAATTAGAATCATTGCGTTTACCGGAAAGGTAAATGCTGGGTTATATCGGTTGATGGAAGAGGCGATTGGGGCTATGTTTGTTGTTAGCTTTAAAATCGCACTCCCTGTGATGGGGATTTTATTTTTGGTCTCACTTGCGGAAGGCCTTATGGGAAAGGCGGCACAACAGATGAATGTGATGTCCATGTCTTTCCCACTCAAAGTTTTTATTGGAACTCTCACTCTCATTGCAACCATTACGTTCATTGCAACTCAAATGGTACAAGGAATTCAAATTTCCATGGATAAGGCAAGTTTACTCATCCGGGAGTGGCCTAATTTATGA
- the fliQ gene encoding flagellar biosynthesis protein FliQ, translated as MTEVDVVNLMREAFIVTLKISSPILITALVVGLIVGILQTTTSIQEPTIAFVPKLVSIFAVIVFFSAWMVRVMTDYTREIFFMIEKI; from the coding sequence ATGACAGAAGTCGATGTTGTCAACTTGATGCGAGAAGCATTCATTGTGACTCTAAAAATTTCTAGTCCCATCTTAATTACTGCACTTGTGGTGGGACTGATTGTTGGGATTTTACAAACCACAACTTCTATTCAAGAGCCAACCATTGCATTTGTTCCTAAACTTGTTTCTATTTTTGCTGTGATTGTATTTTTTTCGGCTTGGATGGTACGGGTAATGACAGACTATACACGTGAAATTTTTTTTATGATAGAAAAGATATGA
- a CDS encoding FliO/MopB family protein produces MYFCLILVLAVSPVISQNTETKELDQILRQELGDPKSKPSDVNNSNSGPKFEGSTNAGNSNAGEATKGKEETNLIQERYAENSDDSPSATWILLKILFILAILVGAGYYLILQMQKSKSAKYPVKGFMKVLSSLPLSATQSVQIIEVGGRTLVLGVADGSVSLLTEVTAPDEKSQIQKLKEEADPYVPNFLETVLESLQSKAQRKIRINPSKMESLEFDGAAEIQRKAKEGLERLRKHRELLEGGES; encoded by the coding sequence ATGTACTTTTGCCTAATCCTTGTTTTGGCTGTTTCCCCTGTCATTTCTCAAAATACAGAAACCAAGGAATTGGATCAAATCCTTCGCCAGGAATTGGGTGACCCTAAATCCAAACCATCCGATGTTAATAATTCCAATTCTGGTCCAAAGTTTGAAGGATCGACTAACGCAGGCAATTCGAACGCTGGTGAGGCCACAAAAGGAAAAGAAGAAACCAATCTCATCCAAGAAAGATATGCTGAAAATTCGGATGATTCCCCTTCTGCCACTTGGATCTTACTGAAAATTTTATTTATTTTGGCCATCCTTGTGGGTGCAGGTTATTATCTCATTTTGCAAATGCAAAAATCAAAATCGGCTAAGTATCCTGTAAAAGGATTCATGAAGGTTTTGTCTAGTTTGCCACTTTCGGCCACACAATCAGTTCAAATTATAGAAGTGGGTGGTCGTACACTCGTGCTCGGTGTTGCCGATGGTTCTGTGAGTTTACTTACGGAAGTGACTGCCCCAGACGAAAAATCGCAAATCCAAAAGTTGAAAGAGGAAGCGGATCCTTACGTTCCTAATTTTTTGGAAACTGTCCTCGAAAGTTTACAATCCAAAGCACAAAGAAAAATCCGAATCAACCCTTCCAAGATGGAAAGTTTGGAATTTGATGGGGCAGCAGAGATCCAAAGGAAAGCGAAAGAAGGACTAGAGCGCCTACGCAAACACCGTGAATTGTTAGAGGGAGGGGAATCGTGA
- a CDS encoding EscU/YscU/HrcU family type III secretion system export apparatus switch protein → MKRKMKFFFGNTATWMESITKYLFGGTCFLPVELTENLVTKFFPKDLHFSTGYYEIDLQLFAAADEGRTEPPSERRRREEKEKGNVPKSNEVASTLVLLGGTGVLFVLGDTFIRNTAIFIKKYLPMGMKLDRFGAEEFRVILAGVSRDFFNLLWPILAITLVFAIVGNVVQVGFMFSPRALSFRFDRISPNFKRVLPNRQTLFNLVKSLAKVVLIGVISYVLISGDFLKVLLTGNMGMMQAITLITYSGFKIMMAAGLLLLGIAVADFFFQKSEFEESLKQTPSEAKREMKEDSGDPVMKNRRMQLARDMMQGNMLREVPKADVVITNPTHYSVALSYEMGRDSAPRVIAKGENRLALEIRRIARENDVPIIESPKQARLLYAQVEVGEEIPQEFFQAVVQILITLEKFKKKVGMA, encoded by the coding sequence ATGAAAAGAAAAATGAAGTTTTTTTTCGGTAATACAGCTACATGGATGGAATCCATAACCAAATATTTGTTTGGCGGTACTTGCTTTTTACCAGTAGAACTTACCGAAAATTTGGTTACCAAGTTTTTTCCAAAAGATCTTCATTTTTCCACCGGTTATTATGAGATAGATCTCCAGCTTTTTGCTGCCGCAGATGAAGGTCGAACTGAACCGCCGAGTGAACGTCGGAGAAGAGAAGAAAAAGAAAAGGGGAATGTCCCTAAGTCCAACGAAGTGGCATCCACACTTGTTTTGTTAGGTGGAACAGGTGTATTATTTGTTTTGGGTGACACATTTATACGAAACACGGCTATTTTTATCAAAAAATACCTTCCCATGGGAATGAAACTAGATCGATTCGGGGCAGAGGAATTTCGTGTGATCCTTGCCGGTGTTTCCCGTGATTTTTTCAACCTTCTTTGGCCTATCCTTGCGATTACCCTTGTGTTTGCTATTGTTGGGAATGTGGTGCAGGTAGGGTTTATGTTTTCTCCGAGAGCACTTTCCTTTCGATTTGATCGAATCTCACCAAATTTTAAACGGGTTTTGCCAAATCGCCAAACTTTGTTTAATTTAGTAAAGTCTCTCGCAAAAGTAGTGTTAATCGGTGTAATTAGTTATGTTTTAATTTCAGGCGATTTTTTGAAAGTGCTTTTGACGGGAAATATGGGAATGATGCAGGCCATTACTCTCATCACGTATTCTGGATTTAAGATTATGATGGCTGCTGGACTATTGTTGCTGGGGATAGCAGTCGCTGACTTTTTTTTCCAAAAGTCTGAATTTGAAGAATCTCTCAAACAAACACCTTCGGAAGCAAAACGAGAGATGAAAGAAGATTCAGGTGATCCTGTAATGAAAAACAGAAGGATGCAATTGGCAAGGGATATGATGCAGGGAAATATGCTTCGTGAAGTCCCAAAAGCCGATGTTGTGATAACCAATCCCACACATTATTCTGTAGCCTTATCTTATGAAATGGGAAGGGACTCTGCACCGAGAGTGATTGCTAAGGGTGAAAACCGCCTAGCACTTGAAATACGAAGGATAGCACGTGAGAACGATGTCCCAATTATCGAAAGTCCAAAACAAGCACGTCTTTTATATGCGCAAGTAGAAGTGGGAGAAGAAATCCCACAAGAATTCTTCCAAGCGGTGGTACAAATCCTTATCACCCTTGAGAAGTTCAAAAAAAAAGTAGGAATGGCATAA
- the fliN gene encoding flagellar motor switch protein FliN has product MGEGSLSQDEIDALLQGADDTFDLSSLSGAASSSSDNLSPIDRDIISDVIGSAFQVAGNTLGTILAKNTRFMNPATESSSSADIQKELGTKSVSLFSTISGSLAGRVCLIMAQENAAKIAGVMMGGMTPPGQLDNAQLQTLKDSLSPILGTVTAQIGMKLGGTMSGSPPEIALVNSGRDLQLPDDNNLVKTSLSLNIDGVGSFKVYYVIALSMANSVLDIQKGGGQKQQQQSGGMNVNMQPNMGMGGGQGSVGIKGVNFPSLATAGGGPGQTNLNLLMDVQMALTVELGRTKMYIKDILGLGEGSIIELDKLAGEPVDLLVNGKLIAKGEVVVIDENFGVRVTDIVSPTDRLKGEK; this is encoded by the coding sequence ATGGGTGAAGGTTCACTCTCACAAGACGAGATAGACGCATTACTACAAGGTGCGGATGATACATTCGACCTCTCTTCTTTAAGTGGCGCCGCAAGTTCGTCATCGGACAACCTATCTCCTATTGACCGCGACATTATTTCTGATGTGATCGGCTCTGCATTCCAGGTGGCGGGGAACACACTTGGCACGATCTTGGCAAAAAACACTCGTTTTATGAACCCTGCCACCGAATCGAGCTCCTCTGCTGACATTCAAAAGGAACTTGGAACAAAATCCGTTAGTTTATTTTCAACAATTAGCGGAAGTTTGGCGGGACGAGTTTGTCTGATCATGGCCCAAGAAAACGCAGCAAAAATTGCTGGTGTGATGATGGGGGGAATGACTCCACCAGGCCAATTAGACAATGCTCAACTTCAAACTTTAAAAGATTCATTATCTCCTATTCTCGGAACTGTGACGGCACAGATCGGAATGAAACTTGGTGGTACCATGTCCGGTAGCCCACCGGAGATTGCTCTTGTCAATTCAGGCCGTGATTTACAACTACCAGATGACAATAATTTGGTGAAAACCTCTCTCAGTTTAAATATTGATGGAGTTGGTTCTTTTAAAGTATATTATGTAATTGCTCTGTCTATGGCTAATTCCGTTTTGGATATCCAAAAGGGTGGTGGCCAAAAACAACAACAACAGTCTGGTGGAATGAACGTCAACATGCAACCTAACATGGGCATGGGTGGCGGCCAAGGATCTGTTGGAATCAAAGGTGTTAATTTCCCATCTCTTGCAACGGCAGGTGGTGGTCCTGGACAAACAAACCTCAACCTTCTCATGGATGTGCAGATGGCACTGACAGTAGAGCTCGGTAGAACCAAAATGTACATCAAAGATATTTTGGGATTGGGTGAAGGTTCTATCATCGAGTTGGATAAGTTAGCTGGTGAGCCAGTGGACTTACTTGTGAACGGCAAACTCATTGCAAAAGGTGAGGTTGTGGTGATCGATGAAAACTTTGGGGTTCGTGTTACCGATATTGTAAGTCCTACTGACCGACTCAAAGGCGAAAAATGA
- a CDS encoding flagellar biosynthesis protein FlhA, whose amino-acid sequence MNFRDILKQSDVVLGVGTLLILGMLIVPLPGFVLDILIVVSIGLGLLILMTALSVTEPSEFSIFPSLLLITTLFRLALNVSTTRQILSKGPAMNSSVIEAFGTFVVGGESGLGKYVVGLIIFIILTIVQVLVITKGATRISEVAARFTLDGLPQKQMSIDMELNSGAITEAEAKVKRKKVQREVDFYGAMDGASKFVQGDVRAGLIITAINLIGGILIGSTIRGESFLASIETYGKFTIGDGLVSQIPGLLSTTATGIIVTRSSSEKKLTVEIKDQLFGNAKTLYVVSGALGLSSLIPGLPFFSLLFLAGAIGYLGYSIEQVAKEEIKKIENVAQEKVQEKKPENYIKEISVEAIQVELGRDLLPLVDASSGGHLLEQIANTRKKFAIDFGLVIPAIRIIDNLEIPHDNYSIRINGVVVGQSAVRADRLMAMNNTARNLDPIVGEPFTEPAFGLKATWIDPNDKIEVENKGYSVVDPSTVIITHLKELISNYASQLLGREEVKALLEHLRQTHPTLVGELDYDKQGRLGIIQQTLQNLLAEGLSIKNLPKIMDAIANHLPRTNNPFDLAEHVRQALSRQIINDFLSPDGKLHVVTIDPRIIDRMNKSITLDETDGSKLIILPHDVRVRILESVYNELQKALDENRFLIFVVSRYLRQAFAFFLTKELPPRNFAVIASEEIHRGVPTEIASVLSLPSREEHPQEA is encoded by the coding sequence ATGAACTTTAGAGACATACTCAAACAATCCGATGTGGTTTTAGGAGTGGGAACACTTCTGATTTTGGGAATGTTGATTGTCCCTTTACCGGGATTTGTCTTAGACATTCTGATTGTTGTGAGTATTGGGCTTGGGTTACTCATTCTCATGACAGCTTTGTCCGTGACCGAACCAAGTGAGTTTTCGATTTTTCCAAGTTTATTACTCATCACCACCTTATTTCGGTTAGCACTAAACGTATCCACCACAAGACAAATTTTATCAAAAGGCCCTGCGATGAATTCCAGTGTGATTGAAGCCTTTGGAACCTTTGTAGTGGGTGGAGAATCGGGACTTGGAAAATATGTAGTAGGACTTATTATCTTTATCATCCTTACCATCGTACAGGTGTTAGTCATCACGAAAGGTGCAACAAGGATCTCGGAAGTAGCAGCAAGGTTTACACTCGATGGTTTACCACAAAAACAAATGTCCATCGATATGGAATTGAATAGTGGTGCGATTACGGAAGCAGAAGCGAAAGTAAAACGAAAAAAGGTCCAACGGGAAGTTGATTTTTATGGGGCCATGGATGGAGCTTCGAAATTTGTGCAAGGGGATGTAAGGGCAGGGCTTATCATTACGGCCATTAACTTAATTGGTGGAATCCTCATTGGATCTACCATTCGTGGGGAATCCTTTCTCGCTTCGATTGAAACCTATGGAAAGTTTACGATTGGAGATGGACTCGTTTCTCAAATTCCGGGTCTTCTTTCCACAACTGCTACCGGTATCATTGTCACTCGTTCCAGTTCAGAAAAAAAACTAACAGTGGAGATCAAAGACCAACTTTTTGGAAATGCTAAAACCTTGTATGTAGTTTCGGGGGCACTTGGTCTTTCTAGTTTGATTCCTGGACTTCCATTCTTCTCATTACTCTTTTTAGCAGGTGCCATTGGTTATTTGGGATATTCCATTGAACAAGTGGCAAAAGAAGAAATCAAAAAAATAGAAAACGTTGCCCAAGAAAAAGTCCAAGAGAAAAAACCAGAAAACTATATCAAAGAAATTTCTGTGGAAGCCATCCAAGTGGAACTTGGTCGCGATTTACTCCCGTTAGTGGATGCCTCATCGGGTGGTCATTTACTTGAACAGATCGCCAATACACGAAAAAAATTCGCAATTGATTTTGGACTCGTGATTCCAGCCATTCGAATCATAGACAATTTAGAAATCCCTCATGATAACTATAGCATTCGTATCAATGGAGTGGTGGTTGGCCAATCGGCAGTCAGAGCAGATCGACTGATGGCAATGAATAACACTGCACGTAACTTGGATCCAATTGTAGGAGAACCATTTACGGAACCGGCATTTGGTTTGAAAGCAACTTGGATTGATCCAAATGATAAAATTGAAGTGGAGAACAAAGGTTATTCGGTTGTGGATCCATCAACGGTTATCATCACTCATCTAAAAGAGTTAATTTCGAATTATGCATCACAACTTTTAGGAAGAGAAGAAGTGAAAGCACTTCTCGAACATTTACGACAAACACATCCCACTCTTGTGGGAGAATTGGATTACGATAAACAAGGAAGACTTGGGATCATCCAACAAACCTTACAAAACCTTCTTGCAGAAGGATTATCCATTAAAAACCTTCCGAAAATTATGGATGCCATTGCGAACCATCTGCCAAGGACAAACAATCCTTTTGATTTGGCAGAACATGTAAGGCAAGCTTTGTCACGTCAAATCATCAATGATTTCCTTTCTCCAGATGGAAAGTTACATGTGGTGACCATTGACCCAAGGATCATTGATCGTATGAACAAAAGTATCACACTGGATGAAACGGATGGAAGTAAACTCATCATCCTTCCGCATGATGTTCGTGTGAGGATTTTGGAATCGGTTTACAATGAATTACAAAAGGCATTGGATGAGAATAGATTCCTTATCTTTGTGGTTTCTAGATACTTGAGACAAGCCTTTGCATTCTTTTTGACAAAGGAACTACCCCCCAGGAACTTTGCAGTAATTGCTTCTGAAGAAATCCATAGAGGGGTTCCGACAGAAATTGCCTCGGTTCTAAGCCTTCCTTCCAGAGAGGAACACCCACAAGAAGCATAG
- the fliP gene encoding flagellar type III secretion system pore protein FliP (The bacterial flagellar biogenesis protein FliP forms a type III secretion system (T3SS)-type pore required for flagellar assembly.) has product MKLRFLSFLKRHKSIIFLIGILFLITAAGFTGLMAQDKGSRIPIPNLSFNVNEARGPKETSLSLMILFLVTILSLAPAIVMSVTSFTKVVIVFDFVRRALSLQNLPPNQVMMGLALFVTFFIMAPTIGKVNDEALQPYLNGKIDQTAMMEGSMKHLRQFMIRQLGKDGTKDVALFLKIGKVQNVKSFEDVPSYVLVPAFMLSEIKKAFIIGIYIFIPFIVIDLIVASALLAMGFMMLPPVMISLPLKLILFILIDGWNLLVLELVRSYK; this is encoded by the coding sequence GTGAAATTGCGTTTTTTATCCTTCCTTAAGAGACATAAATCGATTATTTTTCTCATTGGAATTTTATTTCTCATCACAGCTGCTGGGTTTACTGGCCTTATGGCTCAGGACAAAGGTTCGAGGATTCCTATCCCTAATTTATCATTTAACGTAAATGAGGCGCGGGGACCTAAAGAAACAAGTTTGTCTCTGATGATTCTTTTTCTTGTGACGATTCTCTCCTTGGCACCAGCCATTGTGATGAGTGTCACTTCGTTTACGAAGGTTGTGATTGTATTTGATTTTGTGAGAAGGGCTCTCTCTTTACAAAACTTACCACCAAACCAAGTGATGATGGGTCTTGCTTTGTTTGTTACTTTTTTTATTATGGCACCTACTATTGGTAAGGTGAATGATGAAGCTCTCCAACCTTACTTAAATGGGAAAATTGATCAAACGGCGATGATGGAAGGATCCATGAAACATCTTCGTCAATTCATGATCAGGCAACTAGGAAAAGATGGAACAAAGGATGTTGCTCTATTTTTGAAAATTGGGAAAGTACAAAATGTAAAATCCTTTGAGGATGTTCCTTCTTATGTTTTAGTTCCTGCTTTTATGTTAAGCGAAATCAAAAAAGCTTTTATCATTGGGATTTATATCTTTATACCATTTATTGTGATCGATTTGATTGTTGCTTCTGCCCTTCTTGCTATGGGTTTTATGATGTTACCTCCGGTAATGATCTCTCTTCCATTAAAGCTTATTCTTTTCATTTTGATTGATGGATGGAACTTACTTGTTTTGGAACTTGTGAGGAGTTATAAATGA
- a CDS encoding DUF971 domain-containing protein: MSNSQLATFPKEISFDDDSLYIEWKDGHGSKYSLLDLRKKCPCATCRGGHGGKVGDATGHIQSIKLLSWTKVGRYAISIVWSDYHNTGIYSYDNLRAYSDGFASAFD; encoded by the coding sequence ATGTCGAATTCACAACTTGCCACCTTCCCAAAAGAAATTTCTTTCGACGATGATTCTTTGTACATCGAATGGAAGGATGGCCATGGGTCGAAGTATTCCCTTCTGGATTTACGTAAAAAATGCCCATGTGCCACTTGTCGGGGCGGGCATGGTGGAAAAGTAGGGGATGCAACGGGCCATATCCAGTCCATCAAACTCCTTTCTTGGACCAAAGTGGGTCGGTATGCGATTTCCATTGTCTGGAGTGACTACCATAACACTGGAATTTACTCGTATGACAATCTCCGTGCCTATTCGGACGGATTTGCGAGCGCATTCGACTAA